Part of the Opitutales bacterium genome is shown below.
TGAATACGATGTCATTGAGGGCTATAATGAACGTCTGGTTCTATATGAAAACCGCCAGCGCTTCATTTATTACGGTGTTGATGGTGTGACAGAATAGGCTGTGCGCTATTCGGCGTATGGGAATTTGACTCGAGTGTTGCGGTTTTAAAAATCTCGTCTCCGCGAGTCGATGACCAGGGTGACAGGGCCGTCATTGTGGGCTTCAATCTGCATGTCGGCGGCAAATTTGCCACTGGCTACTTGTCCGGCATGCTGGGCGCGAAGTCGGTCTAAGGTTGAATGATATCGAGCCTCTGCGATTGCCGGGTCTTCAGCTCGATTAAAGGATGGGCGTGTTCCTTTTTGAATGGAACCAAGCAGGATAAATTGAGAGATGAGCAAGATGCCCCCACCAGTCTCGGAAATAGAGTGATTCATCCGGCCGCTGTCATCTTCGAAAACGCGTAGCTGGAGTATTTTTTTGATCAGCCAGCTTTGTTCTTCATCGGAGTCATCGCGTTCAAAACCAAGGAAGACCAGCAGCCCCGATTCGATGGCTCCGGTTGTTTTATGGTCTACACGACAAGTGGCGTGGGTGACTCGTTGAATGACGGCGCGCATGATATTGGATGATTAATAGCGGTGAGGTAACAGGAGATCGTGTTCAAGAGGCGGCATGGGTTCGTCGATATATAAGTTGAGAACGCATGGGTAACCGCATTCTGATTGTCGATGACGACGCCACTTTCAATAGCTTGCTGACTGACATCTTTGAGCAGGCAGGGCATACTGTGGTCTCAGAAAACAGCCCGGAGGCTGCGCTGAAACGGGCGGATGCGGAGGAGT
Proteins encoded:
- a CDS encoding D-tyrosyl-tRNA(Tyr) deacylase, producing the protein MRAVIQRVTHATCRVDHKTTGAIESGLLVFLGFERDDSDEEQSWLIKKILQLRVFEDDSGRMNHSISETGGGILLISQFILLGSIQKGTRPSFNRAEDPAIAEARYHSTLDRLRAQHAGQVASGKFAADMQIEAHNDGPVTLVIDSRRRDF